The following are encoded in a window of Ricinus communis isolate WT05 ecotype wild-type chromosome 4, ASM1957865v1, whole genome shotgun sequence genomic DNA:
- the LOC8279016 gene encoding plasma membrane-associated cation-binding protein 1 encodes MGYWKSKVLPTINKVFKKDTAKKAAAAEACKSFDDSKEEIKKEFEEKKTDLQPKVVEIYEASSVELKTLVKEPKDAGLKKHSALVQKFLEELAKIEFPGSKPVSEASSKFGPAYVSGPVYFIFEKVSTFIVVEEKAKEVPAAEETSSKEKEIVVEEEKKEGIAAEAEKTTELPAAVEAAVAAEPPAKVEEAAEPPAAATKVEEGEPPKP; translated from the exons aTGGGGTATTGGAAATCAAAGGTTCTTCCAACAATCAACAAGGTTTTCAAGAAAGACACTGCCAAGAAAGCTGCTGCTGCTGAAGCTTGCAAGTCCTTTGATGACTCTAAG GAAGAAATCAAGAAGGAGTTTGAGGAGAAGAAGACTGATCTCCAACCTAAAGTTGTAGAAATCTATGAAGCTTCATCAGTTGAACTCAAG ACCTTAGTTAAGGAGCCCAAAGATGCAGGATTGAAGAAGCACTCTGCTTTGGTTCAGAAGTTCCTTGAAGAGCTTGCTAAGATCG AGTTTCCAGGATCAAAACCAGTATCAGAAGCATCTTCAAAGTTTGGACCGGCTTACGTATCAGGTCcagtttattttatatttgagaaGGTGTCAACCTTTATTGTCGTAGAAGAGAAGGCGAAGGAGGTGCCAGCGGCAGAGGAAACAAGCAGCAAAGAGAAGGAGATAGTAGTGgaggaagagaagaaagaggGTATTGCAGCCGAGGCTGAGAAGACTACAGAACTACCAGCTGCTGTGGAAGCAGCAGTAGCAGCTGAGCCACCTGCCAAGGTGGAGGAAGCTGCAGAACCGCCGGCTGCTGCAACCAAGGTCGAGGAAGGAGAACCACCAAAGCCTTGA
- the LOC8273210 gene encoding DNA replication licensing factor MCM6 — protein sequence MDAFGGYFTDVKAERVENIFLEFLKSYRFDVKNSMGEDSYEAQIETMKVNESTTMFIDFSHVMRFNDLLQKAIADEYLRFEPYLKNACKRFVMEMNPTFISDDNPNKDINVAFYNIPFSKRLRELTTAEIGKLVSVTGVVTRTSEVRPELLQGTFRCLDCGGVIKNVEQQFKYTEPTICVNATCNNRMKWALLRQESKFADWQRVRMQETSKEIPAGSLPRSLDVILRHDIVEQARAGDTVIFTGTVVVIPDIMALASPGERAECRREAPQRNNSTVGQEGVRGLRALGVRDLSYRLAFIANSVQICDGRRDADIRNRKKDVDEDDNQQFTKEEEDEIQRMRNTPDFFNKLVDSISPAVFGHQDIKRAILLMLLGGVHKFTHEGINLRGDINVCIVGDPSCAKSQFLKYTSGIVPRSVYTSGKSSSAAGLTATVAKEPETGEFCIEAGALMLADNGVCCIDEFDKMDIKDQVAIHEAMEQQTISITKAGIQATLNARTSILAAANPAGGRYDKSKPLKYNVALPPAILSRFDLVYVMIDDPDDQVDYHIAHHIVRVHQKREEALAPAFTTAQLKRYIAYAKTLKPKLNSEARKLLVDSYVALRKGDTTPGSRVAYRMTVRQLEALIRLSEAIARSHLENQVQPRHVRLAVRLLKTSIISVESSEIDLSEFQDGNRDDIDGSDGGNDGNDGAGQGDAQQNNAESGPTSGNTEGGVGSASQQGKKLVISEEYFQRVTQALVMRLRQHEESVTRDGTGLAGMKQGELIRWYIEQQNQKNSYSSVEEAKNEATKVKAIIESLIRREGYLIVVDDGRQPDAEGEGARQSVSRDNRILAVAPNYVVE from the exons ATGGATGCGTTTGGCGGATATTTCACGGACGTGAAAGCAGAGAGAGTAGAGAACATCTTCCTCGAGTTCCTCaagag CTATAGATTTGATGTGAAAAATAGTATGGGAGAAGATTCATACGAGGCACAAATTGAGACAATGAAAGTGAATGAATCGACTACTATGTTCATCGATTTCTCTCACGTTATGCGTTTTAATGATCTTCTCCAGAAAGCAATTGCCGATGAGTATTTGAG GTTTGAGCCGTACTTGAAGAACGCGTGCAAGAGGTTTGTGATGGAGATGAATCCTACATTCATATCTGATGATAACCCTAATAAGGACATAAATGTGGCTTTCTATAATATCCCTTTCTCTAAGAG GTTGAGAGAGCTGACTACAGCAGAAATTGGGAAACTAGTATCTGTAACAGGAGTTGTGACTCGCACCAGTGAAGTAAGGCCAGAGCTTCTACAAGGAACTTTCAGGTGCTTGGATTGTGGTGGTGTCATCAAGAATGTTGAACAGCAATTCAAATATACTGAG CCAACGATTTGTGTGAATGCCACGTGCAATAACAGAATGAAGTGGGCATTGCTTAGACAGGAGAGCAAATTTGCGGATTGGCAGAGGGTCAGGATGCAGGAAACTTCCAAAGAAATCCCTGCTGGCTCTCTTCCTAGATCTTTGGATGTTATACTTCGTCATGATATTGTGGAACAAGCTAGAGCTGGTGATAC GGTCATTTTCACAGGTACTGTGGTTGTAATACCAGACATAATGGCTTTGGCATCACCAGGAGAGAGAGCAGAATGTCGTCGAGAGGCTCCTCAGCGCAATAATTCAACTGTTGGACAAGAAGGTGTGAGGGGTTTGCGAGCTTTGGGAGTGAGAGACCTCTCCTACCGCCTTGCATTTATTGCCAATTCAGTGCAG aTTTGTGATGGTAGAAGGGATGCGGACATCAGGAATAGAAAGAAGGATGTTGATGAAGATGACAATCAGCAGTTCACA AAAGAGGAGGAAGATGAAATTCAAAGAATGAGAAACACTCCTGATTTCTTTAACAAGCTGGTTGATAGCATATCTCCAGCTGTTTTTGGTCATCAAGACATCAAGCGAGCAATCCTTCTTATGCTCTTGGGTGGTGTCCACAAGTTCACTCATGAGGGCATTAACCTTAGAGGTGACATCAATGTTTGTATAGTTGGAGATCCAAGCTGTGCAAAGTCTCAGTTTCTCAA GTACACTTCAGGCATAGTCCCCAGATCTGTCTATACATCTGGCAAGTCCTCATCTGCTGCTGGGTTAACTGCAACAGTTGCCAAAGAACCGGAAACTGGGGAATTTTGTATTGAG GCTGGTGCTCTGATGCTCGCTGACAATGGCGTTTGTTGCATCGATGAATTTGATAAGATGGACATCAAAGACCAG GTTGCAATTCATGAAGCCATGGAACAGCAGACAATAAGCATCACAAAAGCAGGGATACAAGCAACACTAAATGCTCGAACATCAATATTAGCTGCAGCTAACCCTGCTGGAGGACGCTATGATAAGTCTAAACCACTTAAG TACAATGTTGCTCTTCCTCCTGCAATTCTTTCAAGGTTTGATCTagtatatgtgatgattgatGACCCGGATGATCAAGTTGATTACCACATTGCTCATCACATTGTAAGAGTTCATCAGAAGCGTGAAGAAGCACTTGCTCCTGCATTCACAACTGCTCAACTCAAGCGTTATATTGCCTATGCAAAAACTTTGAAACCAAAG CTTAATTCTGAAGCGAGAAAACTGTTAGTGGACTCCTATGTGGCTCTACGGAAAGGTGATACAACTCCAGGTAGTAGAGTTGCTTATCGCATGACAGTTAGACAGCTAGAGGCATTGATCAGACTTTCTGAAGCCATTGCCAGAAGTCATTTGGAAAATCAG GTACAACCACGCCATGTTCGATTAGCTGTGAGATTACTGAAAACATCTATAATCAG TGTCGAGTCTAGTGAAATTGATCTATCGGAATTTCAAGATGGAAACCGTGATGATATTGATGGTAGTGATGGTGGTAATGATGGAAATGATGGTGCTGGTCAAGGTGATGCTCAACAAAACAACGCTGAATCTGGACCAACTTCTGGAAATACAG AAGGTGGAGTGGGTTCTGCAAGCCAACAGGGGAAGAAACTTGTGATAAGTGAGGAATACTTTCAGAGAGTTACACAAGCACTGGTCATGCGCCTTAGACAGCATGAAGAATCCGTAACGCGAGACG GGACTGGGTTGGCCGGAATGAAACAAGGAGAGTTGATCAGATGGTATATAGAACAGCAGAACCAGAAAAATAGCTACAGTTCTGTAGAGGAAGCAAAGAATGAAGCTACTAAGGTTAAAGCTATTATAGAG AGTTTGATTAGAAGGGAAGGCTACTTGATAGTGGTAGACGATGGCAGGCAGCCAGATGCAGAAGGGGAAGGTGCAAGGCAGTCAGTATCTAGAGATAACAGGATATTAGCAGTGGCTCCAAACTATGTTGTGGAATGA
- the LOC8273209 gene encoding probable purine permease 4: protein MSNPISSSRFEEEEQEANKVTQFQEEDQKAKTSQRYMLLLVINYFCLFLGSVSSSLLSKFYFIHKGSSRWVSTWVQSAGFPLLLFPIYLPYYLFKCTERKPFNRFTPRILMLSVLIGLMLGLNNLLFSWGNSYLPVSTSSLLLSSQLVFNLILSVIIVKQRITFQNLNCVMLLTLSSVLLALGSSHDRPQGLTTAKYFIGFFSTVGAGLLFALYLPVMEKIYKNVYCYQMVMEMQLVMEIAATALATVGMASDGGFAEMKRESEYVFDGGEKWYWITVFTNVFTWQLCFMGTAGMVFLTSSLTGGICMTALLAMNVLGGVLVYGDEFGGVKVVSTLLCGWGFCSYVYGMHLKMKDDKEKEKVKENESKNLETLEMVDAANNV from the coding sequence ATGAGCAACCCAATTTCTAGCAGTcggtttgaagaagaagagcaGGAGGCGAATAAGGTGACCCAATTTCAAGAAGAAGACCAAAAGGCCAAGACAAGTCAGAGGTACATGCTTCTTTTGGTTATCAACTATTTCTGCCTCTTTCTGGGTTCAGTCTCTTCTAGTTTGCTTTCTAAGTTCTATTTTATCCATAAAGGTTCGAGCAGATGGGTGTCTACATGGGTCCAGTCTGCTGGTTTCCCTCTTCTTCTCTTCCCCATTTACCTTCCTTACTATCTCTTCAAATGCACTGAAAGAAAACCCTTTAATCGCTTCACTCCGAGAATATTAATGTTGTCAGTCTTGATAGGTCTGATGTTAGGCCTGAACAACCTTTTATTCTCATGGGGTAATTCTTATCTTCCTGTATCAACTTCATCTCTTCTTTTATCATCTCAGCTCGTGTTCAATCTCATTCTCTCTGTCATTATCGTCAAACAAAGAATCACCTTCCAAAATCTTAATTGCGTAATGCTTTTGACTCTAAGCTCAGTTCTTTTAGCCTTGGGTTCAAGCCATGATAGACCTCAAGGTTTAACCACTGCAAAATACTTTATAGGGTTCTTCTCCACTGTAGGAGCTGGCTTGTTATTCGCCCTATATTTGCCAGTCATGGAGAAGATATACAAGAACGTTTACTGTTACCAGATGGTGATGGAAATGCAGCTTGTGATGGAAATAGCAGCCACCGCATTGGCCACTGTTGGAATGGCCTCAGACGGTGGGTTTGCGGAGATGAAGAGAGAGAGTGAATATGTGTTTGATGGAGGAGAAAAATGGTATTGGATTACAGTGTTTACCAATGTGTTTACATGGCAGCTGTGCTTCATGGGCACTGCAGGAATGGTTTTCCTGACATCATCACTAACAGGAGGGATATGCATGACTGCCCTTTTGGCCATGAACGTATTAGGAGGTGTTTTGGTGTATGGAGATGAGTTTGGTGGTGTGAAAGTGGTGTCCACTTTGCTTTGTGGTTGGGGTTTTTGTTCTTATGTGTATGGTATGCATCTTAAAATGAAAGATgacaaagagaaagagaaagtgaAGGAAAATGAGAGTAAAAATCTTGAAACATTAGAGATGGTTGATGCAGCAAACAATGTTTGA